A stretch of Saccharomyces cerevisiae S288C chromosome IV, complete sequence DNA encodes these proteins:
- the YAP6 gene encoding Yap6p (Basic leucine zipper (bZIP) transcription factor; physically interacts with the Tup1-Cyc8 complex and recruits Tup1p to its targets; overexpression increases sodium and lithium tolerance; computational analysis suggests a role in regulation of expression of genes involved in carbohydrate metabolism; YAP6 has a paralog, CIN5, that arose from the whole genome duplication): MQNPPLIRPDMYNQGSSSMATYNASEKNLNEHPSPQIAQPSTSQKLPYRINPTTTNGDTDISVNSNPIQPPLPNLMHLSGPSDYRSMHQSPIHPSYIIPPHSNERKQSASYNRPQNAHVSIQPSVVFPPKSYSISYAPYQINPPLPNGLPNQSISLNKEYIAEEQLSTLPSRNTSVTTAPPSFQNSADTAKNSADNNDNNDNVTKPVPDKDTQLISSSGKTLRNTRRAAQNRTAQKAFRQRKEKYIKNLEQKSKIFDDLLAENNNFKSLNDSLRNDNNILIAQHEAIRNAITMLRSEYDVLCNENNMLKNENSIIKNEHNMSRNENENLKLENKRFHAEYIRMIEDIENTKRKEQEQRDEIEQLKKKIRSLEEIVGRHSDSAT, translated from the coding sequence ATGCAAAACCCTCCGTTGATTCGTCCCGATATGTATAATCAGGGAAGCAGCTCAATGGCTACTTATAATGCCTCTGAGAAGAATCTAAATGAGCATCCTTCTCCGCAAATTGCACAGCCCAGCACGTCCCAAAAGTTACCTTATAGAATAAATCCTACAACCACTAATGGGGACACCGACATATCTGTTAACAGCAATCCTATCCAGCCTCCTTTGCCAAACTTGATGCATCTATCTGGTCCGTCTGACTATAGATCGATGCATCAAAGTCCTATACATCCATCTTATATCATCCCTCCGCATtcaaatgaaagaaaacaatCAGCTTCTTACAACAGACCTCAAAATGCTCATGTTAGTATTCAACCTTCCGTGGTATTCCCCCCTAAAAGTTATTCCATATCTTATGCACCTTATCAAATAAATCCCCCTTTACCAAATGGACTTCCGAACCAGAGCATATCTTTGAATAAGGAGTATATTGCAGAGGAGCAACTATCAACCCTCCCATCTCGCAATACCAGTGTTACTACTGCAcctccttcttttcaaaacagTGCTGATACCGCTAAAAATTCAGctgataataatgataataatgataatgtAACCAAACCTGTTCCTGATAAAGACACCCAACTCATAAGTAGTTCAGGCAAAACTTTAAGAAATACTAGAAGAGCTGCTCAAAATAGAACCGCTCAAAAGGCATTTAGacaaaggaaagaaaaatacatcAAGAATCTCGaacaaaaatcaaagataTTTGACGATTTACTAgcagaaaataataacttCAAATCATTAAACGATTCATTAAGAAATGACAACAACATTTTAATAGCTCAGCATGAAGCTATAAGGAATGCAATTACTATGTTAAGAAGTGAGTATGATGTCTTATGTAACGAAAACAACATGTTGAAGAATGAGAATagtataataaaaaatgaacacAACATGtcaagaaatgaaaatgaaaaccTAAAACTTGAGAATAAACGCTTCCACGCTGAATATATACGAATGATCGaggatattgaaaatactaaaagaaaggaacaagaacaacgagatgaaatagagcaactaaaaaaaaaaataagatcCCTGGAGGAAATAGTAGGGAGACACTCGGATAGTGCCACGTAA
- the SWM1 gene encoding Swm1p (Subunit of the anaphase-promoting complex (APC); APC is an E3 ubiquitin ligase that regulates the metaphase-anaphase transition and exit from mitosis; required for activation of the daughter-specific gene expression and spore wall maturation), with amino-acid sequence MSSSSYRDSYFQYRHLPAPHHILYAEWNQDILALPDEVANITMAMKDNTRTDAEEGRAPQDGERNSNVRESAQGKALMTSEQNSNRYWNSFHDEDDWNLFNGMELESNGVVTFAGQAFDHSLNGGTNSRNDGANEPRKETITGSIFDRRITQLAYARNNGWHELALPQSR; translated from the coding sequence ATGAGTTCAAGTTCTTATAGGgattcatattttcaatacCGCCATTTACCAGCACCACATCACATATTATATGCGGAATGGAATCAAGATATACTGGCGCTTCCGGACGAAGTGGCAAATATTACAATGGCTATGAAAGATAATACTCGCACCGACGCGGAGGAGGGAAGAGCTCCCCAAGATGGGGAAAGGAATTCTAATGTACGCGAGAGCGCTCAAGGTAAGGCATTAATGACAAGTGAACAAAATAGCAACCGCTACTGGAACTCTTTTcatgatgaagacgattGGAATCTATTCAATGGCATGGAACTGGAGAGTAATGGAGTAGTGACGTTTGCTGGACAGGCGTTCGATCATTCTTTAAACGGGGGAACCAATTCCAGGAACGACGGTGCCAATGagccaagaaaagaaacgatAACTGGTTCTATTTTTGATAGGCGCATCACACAATTGGCGTACGCAAGAAATAACGGTTGGCACGAACTGGCTCTCCCACAGTCACGATGA
- a CDS encoding gag protein (Retrotransposon TYA Gag gene co-transcribed with TYB Pol; translated as TYA or TYA-TYB polyprotein; Gag is a nucleocapsid protein that is the structural constituent of virus-like particles (VLPs); similar to retroviral Gag), which yields MESQQLHQNPHSLHGSAAASVTSKEVPSNQDPLAVSASNLPEFDRDSTKVNSQQETTPGTSAVPENHHHVSPQPASVPPPQNGQYQQHGMMTPNKAMASNWAHYQQPSMMTCSHYQTSPAYYQPDPHYPLPQYIPPLSTSSPDPIDSQNQHSEVPQAKTKVRNNVLPPHTLTSEENFSTWVKFYIRFLKNSNLGDIIPNDQGEIKRQMTYEEHAYIYNTFQAFAPFHLLPTWVKQILEINYADILTVLCKSVSKMQTNNQELKDWIALANLEYDGSTSADTFEITVSTIIQRLKENNINVSDRLACQLILKGLSGDFKYLRNQYRTKTNMKLSQLFAEIQLIYDENKIMNLNKPSQYKQHSEYKNVSRTSPNTTNTKVTSRNYHRTNSSKPRAAKAHNIATSSKFSRVNNDHINESTVSSQYLSDDNELSLRPATERI from the coding sequence atggaatcccaacaattacatcaaaatccacattctCTACATGGTAGCGCCGCtgcttcggttacttctaaggaagtcccatcaaatcaagatccgttagccgtttcagcttccaattTACCGGAATTTGATAGAGATTCCACTAAGGTTAATTCTCAACAAGAGACAACACCTGGGAcatcagctgttccagagaaccatcatcatgtctctcctcaacctgcttcagtaccacctCCACAGAATGGACAGTACCAACAGCACGGCATGATGACCCCAAACAAAGCTATGGCCTCTAACTGGGCACATTACCAACAACCATCTATGATGACGTGTTCACATTATCAAACGTCACCTGCGTATTATCAACCGGACCCACACTATCCGCTGCCACAGTATATCCCACCGCTGAGTACTTCCTCACCTGATCCAATCGATTCACAGAATCAACACTCTGAAGTACCTCAAGCTAAGACAAAGGTGAGAAATAACGTCTTACCACCACACACTTTaacatcagaagaaaacttttctacATGGGTTAAATTTTACAtcagatttttgaagaactcTAATCTCGGTGACATAATTCCAAATGACCAGGGtgaaatcaaaagacaaatgacttatgaagaacatgcgtatatatacaatacCTTCCAAGCATTTGCCccatttcatttattgcCAACATGggtaaaacaaattttagaaattaatTATGCTGACATCCTTACAGTCCTTTGTAAAAGTGTGTCCAAAATGCAAACTAACAATCAAGAATTAAAGGATTGGATAGCTCTTGCCAACCTTGAGTACGACGGAAGTACATCTGCTGatacatttgaaattacaGTCAGTACGATCATTCAGAggctaaaagaaaacaatatcaatgtTAGCGACAGATTGGCCTGTCAACTAATACTTAAAGGTCTATCCGGTGATTTCAAATACCTACGTAATCAATATCGTACCAAAACGAACATGAAACTTTCCCAATTATTCGCTGAAATTCAATTAATATATgacgaaaataaaatcatgaaTCTAAATAAACCGTCCCAATACAAACAACACAGCgaatacaaaaatgttTCTCGCACATCTCCAAACACGACTAACACGAAGGTTACAAGTCGTAATTATCATAGAACAAATAGTTCAAAACCAAGAGCAGCAAAAGCTCACAATATTGCTACATCCAGTAAATTCTCAAGGGTGAACAATGATCACATTAATGAATCAACCGTTTCATCACAATACTTAAGCGATGACAACGAACTTAGTCTTAGGCCAGCAACAGAAAGAATCTAA
- the EXG2 gene encoding glucan exo-1,3-beta-glucosidase (Exo-1,3-beta-glucanase; involved in cell wall beta-glucan assembly; may be anchored to the plasma membrane via a glycosylphosphatidylinositol (GPI) anchor), translating into MPLKSFFFSAFLVLCLSKFTQGVGTTEKEESLSPLELNILQNKFASYYANDTITVKGITIGGWLVTEPYITPSLYRNATSLAKQQNSSSNISIVDEFTLCKTLGYNTSLTLLDNHFKTWITEDDFEQIKTNGFNLVRIPIGYWAWKQNTDKNLYIDNITFNDPYVSDGLQLKYLNNALEWAQKYELNVWLDLHGAPGSQNGFDNSGERILYGDLGWLRLNNTKELTLAIWRDMFQTFLNKGDKSPVVGIQIVNEPLGGKIDVSDITEMYYEAFDLLKKNQNSSDNTTFVIHDGFQGIGHWNLELNPTYQNVSHHYFNLTGANYSSQDILVDHHHYEVFTDAQLAETQFARIENIINYGDSIHKELSFHPAVVGEWSGAITDCATWLNGVGVGARYDGSYYNTTLFTTNDKPVGTCISQNSLADWTQDYRDRVRQFIEAQLATYSSKTTGWIFWNWKTEDAVEWDYLKLKEANLFPSPFDNYTYFKADGSIEEKFSSSLSAQAFPRTTSSVLSSTTTSRKSKNAAISNKLTTSQLLPIKNMSLTWKASVCALAITIAALCASL; encoded by the coding sequence ATGCCTTTGAAgtcgttttttttttcagcatttCTAGTTTTATGCCTGTCTAAATTCACGCAAGGCGTTGGCACCACAGAGAAGGAAGAATCGTTATCGCCTTTGGAACTaaatattttacaaaacaaatTCGCCTCCTACTATGCAAACGACACTATCACCGTGAAAGGTATTACTATTGGCGGCTGGCTAGTAACAGAACCTTATATCACGCCATCATTATATCGTAATGCTACGTCACTGGCAAAACAGCAAAACTCTTCCAGCAATATCTCCATTGTCGACGAATTTACTCTTTGTAAAACCTTAGGATATAACACCTCTCTAACTTTATTGGATAATCACTTCAAAACTTGGATTACAGAGGATGATTTTGAACAAATCAAAACCAACGGTTTCAATTTAGTTAGGATCCCCATCGGATATTGGGCGTGGAAACAAAATACTGATAAAAACTTGTACATCGATAACATAACTTTCAATGATCCATACGTAAGTGATGGATTACAActgaaatatttaaataATGCTCTCGAATGGGCGCAAAAGTACGAACTAAATGTATGGTTAGATCTACATGGTGCTCCTGGATCCCAGAATGGATTCGATAATTCCGGTGAAAGAATACTCTATGGCGATTTAGGCTGGTTAAGGTTGAATAATACTAAAGAACTGACTCTGGCTATTTGGAGAGATATGTTCCAgacatttttaaataaagGTGACAAAAGTCCTGTGGTGGGTATTCAAATCGTCAACGAACCGCTTGGTGGCAAAATCGATGTTTCAGACATAACGGAGATGTATTACGAAGCATTTGACTTGCTCAAGAAAAATCAGAATTCGAGTGACAACACTACGTTTGTTATTCATGACGGTTTTCAAGGAATCGGTCACTGGAACTTGGAGCTAAACCCAACCTACCAGAATGTATCGCATCATTATTTCAATTTGACTGGTGCAAATTACAGCTCTCAAGATATATTGGTCGaccatcatcattatgAAGTGTTTACTGATGCGCAATTGGCCGAAACTCAGTTTGCACGTATTGAAAACATTATCAATTATGGGGACTCTATCCACAAagaactttcttttcaccCAGCAGTAGTCGGAGAATGGTCAGGCGCTATTACTGATTGTGCAACCTGGCTAAATGGTGTTGGGGTGGGTGCACGTTACGATGGATCATACTACAATACAACGTTGTTTACCACCAACGACAAGCCAGTTGGAACATGTATATCCCAAAATAGCTTAGCTGATTGGACGCAAGATTACCGTGACCGTGTGAGACAATTCATTGAGGCACAGCTAGCCACTTATTCGTCAAAAACAACGGGATGGATTTTTTGGAATTGGAAGACCGAAGACGCCGTAGAATGGGATTATTTGAAGCTAAAAGAAGCTAACCTTTTCCCTTCCCCTTTCGACAACTACACGTACTTCAAAGCAGATGGATCTatcgaagaaaaattctcaTCCTCTTTATCAGCACAGGCATTTCCAAGAACAACGTCATCGGTTTTGTCCTCCACTACGACTTCCAGGAAGAGTAAGAATGCTGCAATTTCTAATAAACTAACAACTTCGCAGCTATTACCAATCAAAAATATGAGTTTGACCTGGAAAGCGAGCGTATGCGCACTCGCTATCACCATTGCCGCTCTTTGCGCTTCTCTTTAA
- a CDS encoding gag-pol fusion protein (Retrotransposon TYA Gag and TYB Pol genes; transcribed/translated as one unit; polyprotein is processed to make a nucleocapsid-like protein (Gag), reverse transcriptase (RT), protease (PR), and integrase (IN); similar to retroviral genes): MESQQLHQNPHSLHGSAAASVTSKEVPSNQDPLAVSASNLPEFDRDSTKVNSQQETTPGTSAVPENHHHVSPQPASVPPPQNGQYQQHGMMTPNKAMASNWAHYQQPSMMTCSHYQTSPAYYQPDPHYPLPQYIPPLSTSSPDPIDSQNQHSEVPQAKTKVRNNVLPPHTLTSEENFSTWVKFYIRFLKNSNLGDIIPNDQGEIKRQMTYEEHAYIYNTFQAFAPFHLLPTWVKQILEINYADILTVLCKSVSKMQTNNQELKDWIALANLEYDGSTSADTFEITVSTIIQRLKENNINVSDRLACQLILKGLSGDFKYLRNQYRTKTNMKLSQLFAEIQLIYDENKIMNLNKPSQYKQHSEYKNVSRTSPNTTNTKVTSRNYHRTNSSKPRAAKAHNIATSSKFSRVNNDHINESTVSSQYLSDDNELSLGQQQKESKPTRTIDSNDELPDHLLIDSGASQTLVRSAHYLHHATPNSEINIVDAQKQDIPINAIGNLHFNFQNGTKTSIKALHTPNIAYDLLSLSELANQNITACFTRNTLERSDGTVLAPIVKHGDFYWLSKKYLIPSHISKLTINNVNKSKSVNKYPYPLIHRMLGHANFRSIQKSLKKNAVTYLKESDIEWSNASTYQCPDCLIGKSTKHRHIKGSRLKYQESYEPFQYLHTDIFGPVHHLPKSAPSYFISFTDEKTRFQWVYPLHDRREESILNVFTSILAFIKNQFNARVLVIQMDRGSEYTNKTLHKFFTNRGITACYTTTADSRAHGVAERLNRTLLNDCRTLLHCSGLPNHLWFSAVEFSTIIRNSLVSPKNDKSARQHAGLAGLDITTILPFGQPVIVNNHNPDSKIHPRGIPGYALHPSRNSYGYIIYLPSLKKTVDTTNYVILQDNQSKLDQFNYDTLTFDDDLNRLTAHNQSFIEQNETEQSYDQNTESDHDYQSEIEINSDPLVNDFSSQSLNPLQLDKEPVQKVRAPKEVDADISEYNILPSTIRSRTPHIINKESTEMGGTIESDTTSPRHSSTFTARNQKRPGSPNDMIDLTSQDRVNYGLENIKTTRLGGTEEPYIQRNSDTNIKYRTTNSTPSIDDRSSNSESTTPIISIETKAVCDNTPSIDTDPPEYRSSDHATPNIMPDKSSKNVTADSILDDLPLPDLTNKSPTDTSDVSKDIPHIHSRQTNSSLGGMDDSNVLTTTKSKKRSLEDNETEIEVSRDTWNNKNMRSLEPPRSKKRINLIAAIKGVKSIKPVRTTLRYDEAITYNKDNKEKDRYVEAYHKEISQLLKMNTWDTNKYYDRNDIDPKKVINSMFIFNKKRDGTHKARFVARGDIQHPDTYDSDMQSNTVHHYALMTSLSIALDNDYYITQLDISSAYLYADIKEELYIRPPPHLGLNDKLLRLRKSLYGLKQSGANWYETIKSYLINCCDMQEVRGWSCVFKNSQVTICLFVDDMILFSKDLNANKKIITTLKKQYDTKIINLGEGDNEIQYDILGLEIKYQRSKYMKLGMEKSLTEKLPKLNVPLNPKGKKLRAPGQPGHYIDQDELEIDEDEYKEKVHEMQKLIGLASYVGYKFRFDLLYYINTLAQHILFPSRQVLDMTYELIQFIWNTRDKQLIWHKSKPVKPTNKLVVISDASYGNQPYYKSQIGNIYLLNGKVIGGKSTKASLTCTSTTEAEIHAVSEAIPLLNNLSHLVQELNKKPIIKGLLTDSRSTISIIKSTNEEKFRNRFFGTKAMRLRDEVSGNNLYVYYIETKMNIADVMTKPLPIKTFKLLTNKWIH; this comes from the exons atggaatcccaacaattacatcaaaatccacattctCTACATGGTAGCGCCGCtgcttcggttacttctaaggaagtcccatcaaatcaagatccgttagccgtttcagcttccaattTACCGGAATTTGATAGAGATTCCACTAAGGTTAATTCTCAACAAGAGACAACACCTGGGAcatcagctgttccagagaaccatcatcatgtctctcctcaacctgcttcagtaccacctCCACAGAATGGACAGTACCAACAGCACGGCATGATGACCCCAAACAAAGCTATGGCCTCTAACTGGGCACATTACCAACAACCATCTATGATGACGTGTTCACATTATCAAACGTCACCTGCGTATTATCAACCGGACCCACACTATCCGCTGCCACAGTATATCCCACCGCTGAGTACTTCCTCACCTGATCCAATCGATTCACAGAATCAACACTCTGAAGTACCTCAAGCTAAGACAAAGGTGAGAAATAACGTCTTACCACCACACACTTTaacatcagaagaaaacttttctacATGGGTTAAATTTTACAtcagatttttgaagaactcTAATCTCGGTGACATAATTCCAAATGACCAGGGtgaaatcaaaagacaaatgacttatgaagaacatgcgtatatatacaatacCTTCCAAGCATTTGCCccatttcatttattgcCAACATGggtaaaacaaattttagaaattaatTATGCTGACATCCTTACAGTCCTTTGTAAAAGTGTGTCCAAAATGCAAACTAACAATCAAGAATTAAAGGATTGGATAGCTCTTGCCAACCTTGAGTACGACGGAAGTACATCTGCTGatacatttgaaattacaGTCAGTACGATCATTCAGAggctaaaagaaaacaatatcaatgtTAGCGACAGATTGGCCTGTCAACTAATACTTAAAGGTCTATCCGGTGATTTCAAATACCTACGTAATCAATATCGTACCAAAACGAACATGAAACTTTCCCAATTATTCGCTGAAATTCAATTAATATATgacgaaaataaaatcatgaaTCTAAATAAACCGTCCCAATACAAACAACACAGCgaatacaaaaatgttTCTCGCACATCTCCAAACACGACTAACACGAAGGTTACAAGTCGTAATTATCATAGAACAAATAGTTCAAAACCAAGAGCAGCAAAAGCTCACAATATTGCTACATCCAGTAAATTCTCAAGGGTGAACAATGATCACATTAATGAATCAACCGTTTCATCACAATACTTAAGCGATGACAACGAACTTAGTCTT GGCCAGCAACAGAAAGAATCTAAGCCAACACGCACAATAGACTCGAATGACGAACTACCTGATCACCTTCTTATTGATTCAGGAGCTTCGCAAACGCTTGTCAGATCAGCCCATTATTTACACCATGCAACACCCAATTCTGAAATAAACATAGTCGATGCTCAAAAACAAGACATTCCTATAAATGCCATTGGTAATCTTCACTTCAACTTTCAGAACGgcaccaaaacatcaataaaagcACTACACACACCAAACATAGCCTATGATCTATTAAGTTTGAGTGAGCTGGCTAACCAAAATATTACTGCCTGCTTTACCAGAAACACTTTAGAAAGATCGGATGGTACAGTACTAGCTCCCATAGTCAAACatggagacttttactggTTATCTAAAAAATACCTAATTCCTTCGCACATTTCAAAGCTAACAATAAACAACGtcaacaaaagcaaaagcgTAAATAAATATCCATATCCGTTAATACATCGAATGCTTGGACATGCTAACTTCCGAAGTATTCAGAAGTCTCTTAAGAAGAATGCAGttacatatttgaaagaatcgGATATTGAATGGTCTAACGCTAGCACatatcaatgtcctgaCTGTCtaatcggcaaaagcacGAAACATAGGCATATCAAAGGATCACGACTAAAGTACCAAGAATCATATGAGCCTTTTCAGTACTTGCATACCGATATATTTGGTCCTGTACATCACTTACCGAAAAGTGCACCTTCTTACTTTATATCGTTTACAGATGAGAAAACCAGATTCCAATGGGTCTACCCATTACACGACCGTCGTGAAGAATCTATCCTCAATGTTTTTACATCGATATTAGCATTTATTAAGAACCAATTCAATGCTCGCGTTCTAGTTATCCAGATGGATCGTGGCTCCGAGTACACTAACAAAACTCTTCATAAGTTCTTTACGAACAGAGGTATTACTGcatgctatacaaccacGGCAGATTCTAGAGCACACGGTGTCGCTGAACGATTAAATCGTACTTTATTAAACGATTGTCGCACACTGCTTCATTGCAGTGGTCTACCAAATCATCTATGGTTCTCAGCagtcgaattttctactataaTCAGAAATTCATTAGTCTCACCAAAAAACGAtaaatctgcaagacaacatgcAGGTTTAGCTGGACTGGACATTACTACTATACtacctttcggtcaaccGGTTATAGTTAACAACCATAATCCCGACTCgaaaatacatcctcgtggcaTTCCAGGTTACGCCTTACATCCGTCACGAAACTCTTATGGCTATATtatctatcttccatcattaaaaaagacagtAGATACTACCAATTACGTTATATTACAAGACAACCAATCCAAATTGGACCAATTCAATTATGATACACTCACctttgatgatgatctCAATCGTTTAACAGCCCATAACCAATCttttattgaacaaaatgaaacgGAGCAGTCATATGATCAAAATACAGAATCTGATCATGACTATCAATCGGAGATTGAAATAAACTCTGATCCTCTAGTGAACGATTTCTCGTCCCAATCATTGAACCCTTTACAATTAGACAAGGAACCAGTCCAAAAGGTACGTGCaccaaaagaagttgatgccgacatatctgaatacaatattcttccatctaCTATACGATCTCGTACACCCcatatcattaataaagaGAGTACCGAAATGGGTGGTACCATTGAATCAGATACTACTTCACCTAGACACTCGTCTACCTTCACTGCACGAAACCAAAAGCGACCTGGTAGTCCCAACGATATGATTGATTTGACCTCACAGGATAGAGTTAATTATGGActtgaaaacatcaaaactACACGTTTGGGTGGTACGGAGGAACCATATATTCAACGAAATAGTGAtacaaatatcaaatacaGGACTACAAATAGTACGCCCTCAATAGATGACCGTTCGTCCAACAGTGAATCCACTACTCCCATCATCTCCATAGAAACAAAGGCTGTATGTGATAATACACCCTCCATTGATACGGATCCGCCAGAATATCGATCTTCTGACCATGCGACTCCTAATATAATGCCTGAcaaatcctcaaaaaatgttacGGCTGATTCTATTCTTGACGACCTCCCACTTCCTGACTTAACTAATAAATCTCCTACGGACACTTCTgatgtttcaaaagatattccacACATACACTCTCGTCAgactaattccagtttgggtggtatggatGATTCTAATGTTCTGACTACTACcaaaagtaagaaaagatcattagaagataatgaaactgaaattgaGGTATCCcgagacacatggaataataagaatatgAGAAGTCTGGAACCACcaagatcgaagaaacgcATAAATTTAATTGCAGCAATAAAAGGAGTGAAATCGATCAAACCAGTTCGAACGACCTTAAGATATGATGAAGCAATTACATATAAtaaagacaacaaagaaaaagacagaTATGTTGAAGCTTatcataaagaaattagccaactattgaaaatgaacacTTGGGatacaaacaaatattatgataGAAATGACATAGATCctaaaaaagtaataaactcaatgtttatatttaacaagaaacgtgaTGGTACACACaaagctagatttgttgcaagaggcGACATTCAACACCCCGATACATATGATTCTGATatgcaatccaataccGTACATCACTATGCACTGATGACGTCATTGTCAATCGCATTAGACAATGACTATTATATCACACAGCTGGACATATCCTCTGCTTACTTATATGctgatatcaaagaagaattatacataagacctccaccacatttaggtttgaatgataagttACTACGTTTGAGAAAATCACTCTATGgtttgaaacaaagtggtgCAAACTGGTATGAAACCATTAAAtcatatttaataaattgttGCGACATGCAAGAAGTTCGCggatggtcatgcgtatttaagaatagtcaagtaacaatttgcttattcgttgatgatatgatattattcagcaaagacttaaatgcaaataagaaaatcataacaacactcaagaaacaatacgatacaaagataataaatctgggtgaaggtgataacgaaattcagtACGACATACTTGGATTAGagatcaaatatcaaagaagcaagtacatgaaattaggtatggaaaaatccttgacagaaaaattacccaaactaaacgtacctttgaacccaaaaggaaagaaacttagagctccaggtcaaccaggtcattatatagaccaggatgaactagaaatagatgaagatgaatacaaagagaaagtgcatgaaatgcaaaagttgattggtctagcttcatatgttggatataaatttagatttgacttactatactacatcaacacacttgctcaacatatactattcccCTCTAGGCAAGTTTTAGACATGACATATGAATTGATACAGTTCATATGGAATACGAGAGATAAGCAATtaatatggcacaaaaGCAAACCTGTTAAGCCAACAAATAAATTAGTTGTTATAAGCGATGCATCGTATGGTAACCAACCGTATTATAAATCACAAATTGGcaacatatatttacttaatggaaaagtgattggaggaaagtcgACAAAGGCTTCGTTAACATGCACTTCAACTacagaagcagaaatacacgcAGTCAGTGAAGCTATACCGCTATTGAATAACCTCAGTCACCTTGTGcaagaacttaacaagaaaccaattattaaaGGCTTACTTACTGATAGTAGATCAACgatcagtataattaagtctacaaatgaagagaaatttagaaacagattttttggcacaaaggcaatgagacttagagatgaagtatcaggtaataatttatacgTATACTACATCGAGACCAAGATGAACATTGCTGAtgtgatgacaaaacctcttccgataaaaacatttaaactattaactaacaaatggattcattag